In the Polyangiaceae bacterium genome, CCGATGGGCCGAATGCAGGCGGCGGGCAGATCTTCGATGGCGACTTTCACGCCGTTGCGGTCGGTGGAGCAGTTCTCTCCCGTGGGCACCAAGAAGCCGACAGGACCGTGAGGGCCGACGCCGCGGAAGGGATAGCCACGATTCGAATTCGGTCCGCCCGAATAGAACACGCGGAAGAGTAGTTTGTGCTGGTCGCGGATCACCGACGGGTTGGTGGGATCCTGACTGTAGGTGGGGTCATCGGGGTCGAGGGTCGCGCCGTAGTCGAAAGGGAACAGGAAGCCGAAGGTGGTGCGCGTGGCGAGCGTGACGCGCCTGGAGATCGGCAAATACGTGCGCAGCTCTGGCTTGACACGCAGATCGCTCACCACGCCGCCGAAGATCTTGCTCGCGTACTGCAAGCTGTTGCTCAGGTACGCGCCGCGATGGGGTTGGATGCGGTCGTCGCGCAAGTCGAGGATCGCGAGCAGCTCGGGGAACGCCACGCGAACCGTTTCCAAGCCATCGGGAATGCCGCCTTGGTACGTGAAGGGAAAGTTCGCCTCCCAGTTGTAGGAAGGCGTCAGGTACAGCTTGTGACTGAAGAAGGCACGTTCCACGCCCGTCTGCGCCTTGATCGAGTGGTAGCCGATGATGCGCTCGGACTCGACGTCCACTTGCTCGGGCAAAGGGTAGAGCAAGGGGGTGATGCTGTACTCGCCTGCGATGAAGCCGGTGGTGCGGCCTTCGAGAAAACTCGGCTGCCGCAGTTCCGCGCGCACGGTGTTCTCCGGCAACAGGCGCGTGGGCTCTTGGAAGCGACCAATGCGCGTCGGAAAGTAGACCACGCCCGGTCGCGCTTCGACGCTGAACTGCTGCATGCCGCCCAAGAAGTTCTTGTGCTCCCAGCCGACGCGCAGGTGATTCGACAGCCGCAGCACGTCGAAGCGCGCGCCGCCGCCGAGCCGAATCGTGCGCAACGAACTCTCGCGCACCAGCGCCGTGATCGGCACGACGCCGGACGCAGGGTTCGACTTGTCTTCGCGGATCTCCACGCTGGAAAAGCGTCCGAGGGCGAGCAGGGCCTCGCGCGCATCGTCCAGTTCCCTACGGGAGTAGCGACGCCCCTCGGCGATGTCCAAGTTCGCGCGCACCGGGGCTTCGGGAATGGCAGACAGCCCCAGAATGCGTACGCGGCCGTAGCGGGCGACTTCTCCCGGTCGCACGCGAAACTCCACGTCGGCCGCGCCCTGCGCCACGTCCACTTTCGCGCGGTAGTCCACTTCGGCGAAGGCATAGCCCGCATCGCCGAGTAGCTCACCGAGGCGCTTCGCCGTCTCTTCGAACTCCTTCTCGTCGAAGAACCGCCCTTCTTCCATGCGCTCGCGAAACAGCACCAGCGCTCTCGCGCTGACTTCGAGGGGAACCCGCTCGATGCCGGTCAGGGACGCGTTGCGGACCCGCACGGGCTGGCCTTCTTCGACGTGGATCTCGACCCGCACGTGGTGATCGTCCACGCGGAAGATGCGGCCGGCGGTGACGCGCGCTTCGTAGAAGCCCCGCGCGCGGTAGAAGCGCTCCACGCGCTCGAGGTCGCGCGCCAGCACGTTCTCGTCGAAGATCTCGTAGTCGAAGAAGAGGCCGTCCCACAGGCCCAAGAAGCGTGGCGAACCCGCAGTCGCCAGGCCTTCGCGCAGAGCGTCTTCGTCGACTGAACCGACGCCGACGAACTCGACGTCTTTCACCACGTCGCGCTGCGGGGGCAGGCTGCGACAGCCCGAGAGCGCGAGGACGAGGCCTCCCGCCGCGGTGAGCACGCGCCACCCGCCCCACAATCGCACGCCGTGGACAGGGGCAGTCATCTCGTGGGCGGCGCCGCTCCGGGCGGCGAGCACGGGGTTACTTCTTCTTCATGCCCGGGAGCGTCGCCGTCTCCGGGGGCTTCTCGTGATAGGTGATGTCTTCGAGGGTGAGCAGGCCCATGATCGGATCTGCCTCGGCGCCGGTGCTGGCGCGCGTGAAGGTGCTCGAGTAGTCGCCCTTGACGGTGACCTTCGCGCCCGCTGCCGGGATCGGATTCGGGATCTTGATGCCCCAGAAGGTGTCCATGTGGGGCTCGGCGTCTTCCTTCTTGTCGTACTCTTCGATCGCATCGTAGAGCTGTGCGAAGTTGCTCGCCCAGCCCATCACCTTGATGCAATCGGCCTCGGGAGCCGCCTTGTCGTCGCAGAGCCAGAACGCCGGGGTGGGCGGGTTGCAGCCTTCGGGGTCGGCCTTGCCTCCCTTGTGCACGGCGCACTCGGGCGCCTCGCCCAGATTGGTCTTGGAGATGTAGCCCGTGATGCTCAGCTTCTTGCCAGCGACTTCCTTGTGCTTCACGCGGCTGCGCAGCGAATAGCTGGCGCCCCACACGGTGTAGGCGTCGCCTTGCTTCAGCGGCTTCTGCGGCACGTTGGGGACGGCGGGCAAGCTGGCCTGCACGCCGCTTGGCGCAGACTTCGGTTCGTACTTCGCGTCCTCTTGGCCGCAGCCAGCCAGGGAAAACGCTAGCGAAAGCGCCATCGACGAGGTGAGATACGAACGGGTGCGCTGGGCGAGCATGACAGGAGCCTCCTCTGCGGACGAATGCGACGGGTATCATGGCCCCCGCGGTCGCCGCAAGGCCGCAGCTTCCTTGGGGATTTATTGCCAGGAGGGGGCCGGAACGGCCACGACGGCCCAAAGCGGCCGCCTCTGCGATAAGTGCGTGAATTGACGCCGCTTTTCCTTACACTCTGCCGACGGACGCATGCGCACCCTCATCCTTGGCGACGTTCACGGCTGCGCGGCCGAGCTCGAGGAGCTCCTGGCCGCTGCTGCCTTTGCGGAGGACGACCGGCTGATCTTCGTCGGTGACCTGGTGGCGCGCGGTCCGGATACGCGGCGGGTGCTTGCCCTCGCGCGAGACGCGGGCGCGGTCGCCATTCGCGGCAATCACGAGCAGCGCTTGCTGGATGTGCGAGGGGCTCGCGCTCGCGCTGTAGAGGCGCCGCGCCTGTCGCCAGGGCACGAGCGAGTCTTCGCTGAACTCGATGCGGCGGACTGGCAGCTCCTGGAAGCGATGCCCCTGTGGCACGAGCTTCCCGACTTGGCTCTCCGCGTCGTGCACGCCGGCATCGTGCCCGGCCGTCCCATGCCCGAACAGCAGCCCTGGGCCTTGCTGCACATGCGGACCCTGCGCGATGGGGAAGCGAGCGACAAGCGCGGCGGCGAGCTGTGGGGGCGACGCTATCAAGGCCCGCCCCACATCGTGTTCGGCCACAACGCCGTCGACGGTTTGCAGCTTCACCCGCACGCCACGGGGCTCGACACGGGCTGCGTCTACGGCGGCTCCCTCAGCGCCTTGGTCTTGCGCGACGGCGAAGAAGTCCCCGCGCCCGCCGATCGCCGCGATTGCATCGTCAGCGTAAAAGCGCGCCGCGCCTACGTTTCGTACTGACCCGCACACTCGTACTCGTACTCGTACTCGATTCTCGGACTGGGCCGCCTAGGACTCGCAGGGCGCTTGCCGGCTCGATGCGATTCCGAGCTCAAGGTCGGACGTCCCGCTTTTCGATCAAGACGAACTGGACGCGGGAGTTTCGCGGGCCCGAGCCCGCCGCGATGGGTTTCTCGTCGCGGTAGGCTGCCACCTTCAAGCGCTCCGCCGCGACGCCGTGACTCACGAGGTAGTTCCGCACGCGATCCGCGCGACGCTGGGACAAGGTCTTGTTCCACTTCTCCTGGTGCGACGTGTGTCCCTCGATCTCCAAGTGAAAGTCGTCGGACTGCATCAAGCTGACCAGTTGATCGAGGTGATCCGTCGCCGTCTTGTCGAAGGCGTCGCTGTTCGGCTTGAACTGGATGTGAAACGCGATCGTGCGCACGGACTGACCGTAGATCGCGACGAAGGATCCATGACGATGCGCTTCTGCATCCGCTTCTGCGTCCGCCGCGGCGTCGTCGAGTGCGCTCGGTTCTGCGTCGAGCGCCGCTGCATCCGCTGCGGAGGTCGCGCCTGCATCCGCAGCCTGGATGGACGGGGTCGGAGCGGCCGCGTTCGGCGCGGACTCAGCGTGCGGAGCGCCGGCGCAGGCCGTGCCGACCCAGGCCGCGCAAAACAGCACCTGTGCGCTCCGCGACAGCCGCGGATCCGGGGATACCGGCGCGGCGCGCCCCGCCGTGGGTTGCGCTGTGCCGCAGAAGGGACAGCGGGCTTCGCGATGTCGAACGTGACGCTGGCAACTGCGACAAGGGATCAGCATGGGAGCCCTCGAAGGTAGCGCGTTCCCTCGAGGCGCGCGATGGCTCCGAGATACTTCTAGGGGATTGGGTTGGGTCTCGCCCCTCGGCGCCGCGAGGGTACGCGTCCCACACCGCGCGACGCGGACGCACTGCCGGCCTGGCGCGCTTCACGAAAGCTGGCCAGCGCGTCGCTCGGCGACTACCTTGAAGGCGTGACCGAGCCCGATCCGGAGAGCATCGCGCCCTCGAGCCCCGCGCCTAGGTGCTCATTCTGCGGCGGTTCCGACTTTGCCGCCGGCGATCTAGTCGAGGGTGGCGGCCCGCATGCAGGTGGCCTTCCGGTCGTGCACATCTGCCGCGACTGCGTGGAAGCTTGCATGGAAGCGCTCACGGTCGAGCGGCGCGTCAGCGCGGACGATTGGCCTGCGCCCGACGTCATCGAGCCCCCTGCGCCCATCGTTTCGGAATGGACGGACGAGGCCGAGATCACGAGTCAAGTTCGGCTGCCAAAACCTGCAAAGGAGACCTAGCTCGAGCATGACAAGCCGGGAGCCCCCGGGCGCGCCGCCCAGCTGAGAAGAGCCGATCATGAGCAGTGACCCCACACCTGCGGACGATCCGCTGCGGCTCGCCGGCACTCGAGTCGGCCCCTACGCCGTGCTGAAGTTTGCATCGGTGGGCGGATTCGCTGCGGTGTACCGCGCAGAGCACGAGAGCCTCCACTTTCCCGTTGCGTTGAAGGTCTTGATGCCCGAGGTCGTGCCCGAACATGCACGCGGCACCCTCGAGCAGTACTTCTTGCGGGAAGCGCAGATCTTGGCTCAGCTCCGCTCCGAGCACATCCTGCGTGCACACCACCACGGCAAGGTGAGCTGCCCGGTTGACGGTGTGGAGCGCTCGTACATCGTGGTGGATTGGCTCGATGGGCAAGAACTCTCCCGCGTGATCGAAGGGCGCCTGGAGCGCAACGAGCCCTACAGCGTTCAGGAAGTGTTGAAGCTGCTCGAGCCCATCGCTCTGGCCCTCGACGCCGTACATGCCCAAGGCCTCGCACACCGCGACGTCAACTCGCGAAATATCTTCCTCGCGGACAATCCGGGCGGCGGAATGCCTCGCGCCATTCTGATCGACTTCGGATTTGCCAAACAGGCCGAGCAGAGCGTCTCTGGATTGGTGATCCAAGAGTCGACGGACACCCTGATGGCCGGAAGCCCGGACTTCGCGGCACCGGAACACTTCGATCGGCTACGCTTTGGGGAGCCGACGCCCAAGACGGACCTCTACACCTTTGCGCTGACTTTGGTGCACGCGCTGACGCTGCGACCGCCGCTTGCCGGAGATTCCCCGCGCGAGCTCTTCGAAGCCACGCTGGATCCGGAGAAGCGACCGACGCCGAACCGGCGCGGCGCTCAGCTCGCGCCGGAGGTGGATGCTTTGTTCGCCCGCGCCCTCGCCGTGGAACCCAAAGACCGGCCTCCGGGACTGCTGGACTGGTGGAACGACTTGAAGACCGCCGTGTTGGGCGCGAGCGCGCGCACGTCGCTGCGTGCGCCGCCGCCAAAGGCGCCGGAGCCGGCAGCGAGGGCCGTGGAGCCCTCGCCGAGCGTTCAAGAGCCCAAAGCGACCACGCGGCAGCTCACGACGGCCGAGCCGAGCGCAGACGCCGAGGTCGACGCGCTGGTCGCTGAGCCACCAAAACCAAAGCCCCCCGACGACGATCTCGACTCCGAGGCTGCCGCGCCCGTGCGGCGGCGCAGAGTGCTTCCGATATTGGTCGTGACGGTCTTCACCCTCGGCGCCCTTGGCGTCGTGACGGCAGCCGCGATGGGCGTGTCCTGGAGGTCCGAGCCCAAATGCGAACCAGGGTTCGCGAACTGCAATCAGCTCCCGGAAGACGGTTGCGAAGCCAACTTGAACGACGACGCTCTGCACTGCGGGGCGTGCGGCACGGTGTGCTCCAGCGCAGCCATCGACGGAGTGTGTCAGGCAGGACAGTGCGTCGTTCGCAAGTGCCTGGACCGCGGTCGCCGTGACTGCAACGCCGACTTCAGCGACGGGTGTGAGACCGATGTCAACGCCGATCCACAACACTGCGGCAAGTGCGAAGCGCGATGCAGTGACGAGGGCGCACGCTCCGTATCCTGCGACGCAGGCAGCTGCGTGTTGAAGTGCAGCCCGAACCGCTCGGACTGTGACGAGAAGGCGACGAATGGCTGCGAGGCTCAGCTG is a window encoding:
- a CDS encoding POTRA domain-containing protein; protein product: MTAPVHGVRLWGGWRVLTAAGGLVLALSGCRSLPPQRDVVKDVEFVGVGSVDEDALREGLATAGSPRFLGLWDGLFFDYEIFDENVLARDLERVERFYRARGFYEARVTAGRIFRVDDHHVRVEIHVEEGQPVRVRNASLTGIERVPLEVSARALVLFRERMEEGRFFDEKEFEETAKRLGELLGDAGYAFAEVDYRAKVDVAQGAADVEFRVRPGEVARYGRVRILGLSAIPEAPVRANLDIAEGRRYSRRELDDAREALLALGRFSSVEIREDKSNPASGVVPITALVRESSLRTIRLGGGARFDVLRLSNHLRVGWEHKNFLGGMQQFSVEARPGVVYFPTRIGRFQEPTRLLPENTVRAELRQPSFLEGRTTGFIAGEYSITPLLYPLPEQVDVESERIIGYHSIKAQTGVERAFFSHKLYLTPSYNWEANFPFTYQGGIPDGLETVRVAFPELLAILDLRDDRIQPHRGAYLSNSLQYASKIFGGVVSDLRVKPELRTYLPISRRVTLATRTTFGFLFPFDYGATLDPDDPTYSQDPTNPSVIRDQHKLLFRVFYSGGPNSNRGYPFRGVGPHGPVGFLVPTGENCSTDRNGVKVAIEDLPAACIRPIGGLTLWEASMEVRFPITGPLEAATFVDASDVTRNVADLRFTVPHLSAGPGLRYMTPVGPFRLDVGYRIPGLQQIGETDLQVDEGDPGTVFGLPIAIHIALGEAF
- a CDS encoding OmpA family protein, with translation MLIPCRSCQRHVRHREARCPFCGTAQPTAGRAAPVSPDPRLSRSAQVLFCAAWVGTACAGAPHAESAPNAAAPTPSIQAADAGATSAADAAALDAEPSALDDAAADAEADAEAHRHGSFVAIYGQSVRTIAFHIQFKPNSDAFDKTATDHLDQLVSLMQSDDFHLEIEGHTSHQEKWNKTLSQRRADRVRNYLVSHGVAAERLKVAAYRDEKPIAAGSGPRNSRVQFVLIEKRDVRP
- a CDS encoding metallophosphoesterase family protein; this translates as MRTLILGDVHGCAAELEELLAAAAFAEDDRLIFVGDLVARGPDTRRVLALARDAGAVAIRGNHEQRLLDVRGARARAVEAPRLSPGHERVFAELDAADWQLLEAMPLWHELPDLALRVVHAGIVPGRPMPEQQPWALLHMRTLRDGEASDKRGGELWGRRYQGPPHIVFGHNAVDGLQLHPHATGLDTGCVYGGSLSALVLRDGEEVPAPADRRDCIVSVKARRAYVSY
- a CDS encoding ClpX C4-type zinc finger protein gives rise to the protein MTEPDPESIAPSSPAPRCSFCGGSDFAAGDLVEGGGPHAGGLPVVHICRDCVEACMEALTVERRVSADDWPAPDVIEPPAPIVSEWTDEAEITSQVRLPKPAKET
- a CDS encoding protein kinase, with amino-acid sequence MSSDPTPADDPLRLAGTRVGPYAVLKFASVGGFAAVYRAEHESLHFPVALKVLMPEVVPEHARGTLEQYFLREAQILAQLRSEHILRAHHHGKVSCPVDGVERSYIVVDWLDGQELSRVIEGRLERNEPYSVQEVLKLLEPIALALDAVHAQGLAHRDVNSRNIFLADNPGGGMPRAILIDFGFAKQAEQSVSGLVIQESTDTLMAGSPDFAAPEHFDRLRFGEPTPKTDLYTFALTLVHALTLRPPLAGDSPRELFEATLDPEKRPTPNRRGAQLAPEVDALFARALAVEPKDRPPGLLDWWNDLKTAVLGASARTSLRAPPPKAPEPAARAVEPSPSVQEPKATTRQLTTAEPSADAEVDALVAEPPKPKPPDDDLDSEAAAPVRRRRVLPILVVTVFTLGALGVVTAAAMGVSWRSEPKCEPGFANCNQLPEDGCEANLNDDALHCGACGTVCSSAAIDGVCQAGQCVVRKCLDRGRRDCNADFSDGCETDVNADPQHCGKCEARCSDEGARSVSCDAGSCVLKCSPNRSDCDEKATNGCEAQLQSDPANCGACGVSCQNRSCDGGLCEPERFAEVATEGLVAASGEDVAIWDKKAGQIQLRTASAEPEVLWRTRASLTALVLSKELVVWAQDKPAMVYGLARDPKARPKRLAGPLPSPSDLVLTADRRFVSFVADRGRIVTAPLDKTILEGGGREAQCAAKPQAYAGNAERQLCCAKGEPLASVVCADGGCDEKKYSVPCPSGLSVDAERVYFAQGTRIVRVELESGKIERWLSRRKPVSDVALQNGWLYWNEAGQELWRAPLASEKPSAHAQRLARATAPASFFVGEGAAFWFQAEKTDAGSAVFLRKNPLSSPPLTKD